The following are encoded in a window of Pyrenophora tritici-repentis strain M4 chromosome 6, whole genome shotgun sequence genomic DNA:
- a CDS encoding Dimer-Tnp-hAT domain containing protein, with translation MDDAIDGLINPSASINNTIDDDEFERWKRSEPRAEKGSNHANNPIKYWVELRDRYPNLSKLALDVLSIPALSCECERLFSELGDLLEPRRRAIKPQLLAATQCVRRWQRAGLGDSEVAAKSTTTDDEIELLYDLSSWGGDYHET, from the coding sequence ATGGACGACGCGATTGACGGCCTTATTAACCCTAGCGCCTCCATCAACAACACTATAGACGACGACGAGTTCGAGCGGTGGAAGCGTAGCGAGCCGCGCGCGGAGAAGGGTAGCAATCACGCAAACAACCCTATTAAATACTGGGTAGAGCTACGCGATCGCTACCCTAACCTTAGCAAGCTCGCGCTCGACGTACTCTCTATCCCAGCCTTAAGCTGCGAGTGTGAGCGCCTGTTtagtgagcttggcgacctcCTCGAGCCGCGTCGCCGCGCTATAAAACCGCAACTTCTGGCGGCTACACAGTGCGTAAGACGGTGGCAAAGAGCCGGCTTAGGCGACTCCGAGGTCGCGGCTAAGTCGACGACGACGGACGACGAGATAGAGCTTTTGTACGACCTTAGTAGCTGGGGTGGCGACTATCACGAGACTTAA
- a CDS encoding TolA, Membrane protein involved in colicin uptake — protein sequence MDPIQEAIEYIESRGAGDKFSYRQVAKIFGVDRTTLSRRHWGAQQPRGTEAAEHRRNLNPQQEDELIGYIEGTTRDGVPPTRSILRNFGSAVAQHEDTGMDRERHLADNKRKYELYFNLLHSKMREHGIEERNTYNRDEKGFFVGIAHRRKRIFSKAVYESKERLHSLQVNNELFRLQNAELRAELNLIRSRPSKSTTLTTQEGDNWHGGAVFYSPRKLASVRARKAAELDEAAELQLQKARDRERKAAEAAKKKRSQEAAKVARQQAKIERDAKQLRQREEKAAERALKKQQQQAATA from the exons ATGGACCCGATTCAAGAAGCGATTGAATATATCGAATCGCGTGGGGCTGGAGATAAATTCTCGTACCGCCAAGTTGCAAAAATATTCGGAGTTGATCGAACGACGCTGTCGCGAAGGCACTGGGGCGCACAGCAACCCCGGGGCACAGAGGCGGCCGAACATCGACGAAACCTtaacccacaacaagaggATGAGCTTATCGGATACATAGAAGGGACTACAAGAGACGGCGTACCACCTACAAGGAGTATTTTGAGAAATTTCGGCAGCGCGGTTGCGCAGCATGAG GACACCGGTATGGATCGTGAGCGTCACTTAGCTGACAACAAGCGTAAATACGAGTTGTACTTCAACTTGCTGCACTCTAAGATGCGAGAACATGGGATTGAAGAGCGCAACACGTACAATAgggatgagaagggcttctttGTTGGTATCGCCCACCGCAGGAAGAGGATCTTCTCTAAGGCAGTTTATGAGTCAAAGGAGC GCCTACACTCGCTGCAGGTTAACAACGAGCTTTTCCGCCTCCAAAACGCGGAGCTACGCGCTGAACTCAACCTTATAAGGTCCCGCCCGTCTAAATCAACAACACTGACTACTCAAGAGGGCGACAATTGGCACGGCGGAGCTGTATTCTACAGTCCTAGGAAGCTTGCCAGCGTCCGCGCGCGCAAGGCCGCAGAACTGGACGAAGCCGCGGAGCTACAACTCCAAAAAGCTCGCGATAGAGAGAGAAAAGCAGCAGAAGCTGCTAAGAAAAAGCGCTCTCAAGAAGCTGCAAAGGTGGCTCGACAACAAGCCAAAATTGAGAGGGATGCCAAGCAGTTACGGCAGCGTGAGGAGAAAGCTGCCGAACGGGCACTTAAAaagcaacaacaacaagctgcAACCGCTTAA
- a CDS encoding Trichoplein multi-domain protein yields MFKPLAAAYSLSLQHYLQASHGLLAVRKDDFYRLFKPAWDSSFIKKHALKAFKATGIAPIDPEVVLKKFRKSTLTAPPPLVNVSRATITNLINQAYDPSSIAANNLSEILLRLQAAKEIAEYEKDALRAALHVHQKPRNRHEPPLDLQQRKAFHSGAVWWSPCKLREARFRQLVKEKEKEKELLDKIELKEAKENNRIYQLKIKEAARAAREEAKKVRDEAKAVKAAELDAKRRDRDAAKAIQQPQSGKRKASKPAAKQQPKKRRVGGAGGGTLAEVAAPAPPPTTTRRGRAVNTPAKYR; encoded by the coding sequence atgttcaaacctctggcagccgcgtactcactcagcttgcagcactacctccaggcgagccacggtctcttagctgtgaggaaggatgacttctaccgtcttttcaagcctgcctgggactcctctttcattaagaagcacgcgttgaaggcatttaaagccactgggatagctcctatagatcccgaagtagtacttaaaaagttccgaaagtcaacactaacagcaccgccgccactagtgaacgtgagtagagctactatcacgaacctcattaatcaggcctacgatccgagctctattgcggccaacaacctctcagaaatactcctccgcctccaggctgccaaagagatcgccgagtacgagaaggacgcactgcgcgcggcgctacacgttcaccagaagccccgcaatcggcacgaacctcccctagatctacagcagcgaaaagcgttccattcaggggcagtttggtggtcgccgtgcaagcttcgagaggcccgcttcaggcagctagtgaaggagaaggagaaggagaaagagctacttgataagatagagttgaaagaggcaaaggagaacaacaggatctatcaacttaagatcaaagaggcagcgcgggcggcgcgtgaggaggcaaagaaggtgcgggatgaagccaaggctgtaaaggctgccgaacttgacgccaaacgacgcgatcgcgacgctgcaaaggctatacaacaaccccaatcgggcaagcgtaaggcttcaaagcccgctgcaaagcaacagccaaaaaaacgacgcgtgggtggtgctggcggtggcactctggctgaggtggctgcaccggctcccccaccaacaaccacccgacgcggccgggccgtcaatactccggcaaaatatagatag
- a CDS encoding MMR-HSR1 domain containing protein → MSPKQKGTFTHGSYPPEKGSMPSSTWKIGQHTAYRSAGKVEDVYIGVMGVTGAGKSSFIDLCTGQKIGVGQGLRSHTQEIGEFAFMLSANLRVHLVDTPGFDDTDRKDTDVLRDIAGWLGVSYTNKKRLSGMIFLHRIIDPRMQGSAKRNLFMFQKLCGEECFSRIILATTMWSLVPPGIGAQREQELMRQDDFWGFMLKKGS, encoded by the exons ATGTCACCGAAGCAGAAGGGCACCTTCACTCATGGTTCTTATCCCCCGGAAAAGGGTTCAATGCCGTCCTCTACATGGAAGATAGGCCAGCACACGGCTTACAGATCGGCCGG GAAGGTGGAAGACGTCTACATCGGTGTTATGGGAGTCACCGGAGCAGGAAAGTCTTCATTCATAGATTTGTGTACAGGACAAAAGATTGGAGTTGGCCAAGGCCTCCGTTCAC ACACGCAGGAGATTGGAGAGTTTGCTTTCATGCTGAGTGCAAACCTCAGAGTTCATCTGGTCGATACGCCAGGTTTTGACGACACGGATCGGAAGGATACTGACGTACTCCGGGACATTGCTGGATGGCTGGGCGTCTCGTATACGAACAAGAAACGTCTAAGTGGCATGATCTTCCTACATCGCATTATCGACCCTAGGATGCAAGGATCTGCAAAGCGCAACCTTTTCATGTTCCAAAAACTCTGCGGCGAAGAGTGCTTCAGTCGAATCATACTTGCTACCACTATGTGGTCTCTTGTTCCGCCAGGTATTGGCGCTCAGCGAGAGCAAGAGCTGATGCGACAAGACGATTTCTGGGGCTTTATGCTGAAAAAGGGCAGTTGA
- a CDS encoding OmpH multi-domain protein produces the protein MRHTDENDRSSALAILNAVVRNRKEITLRIQQEMSTEGLGLEETEAGQQLNEDITKERERHRRDIEELQQEKEEALAVANQEAAEQINELQADLAKKIQAGEESQERLRTDLEKLQAERKAELKKLFEEMQEQKDKLDKMEADNEETRFMATSQTNREEFQGVLSALEESMRIEKETLKTQFETFEKKKNGVIMECGEWLQLIWDGVCAMLE, from the exons ATGCGACACACGGACGAAAATGATCGCTCGTCCGCTTTAGCCATACTCAACGCGGTAGTTCGTAACCGCAAAGAAATAACGCTCCGTATTCAACAGGAAATGTCCACTGAGGGCTTAGGTCTTGAGGAGACTGAGGCAGGGCAACAATTGAACGAGGACATAACAAAGGAGCGGGAGAGGCATCGAAGAGACATAGAAGAGTTGCAGCAGGAGAAAGAGGAAGCCTTGGCAGTGGCAAACCAGGAGGCGGCGGAACAGATCAACGAGCTCCAAGCCGACCTTGCCAAAAAAATTCAAGCTGGCGAAGAATCGCAGGAGCGCCTTCGCACTGATCTTGAAAAGTTGCAGGCAGAACGTAAAGCAGAGCTGAAGAAGCTCTTCGAAGAAATGCAAGAGCAGAAAGATAAGCTAGATAAGATGGAGGCCGATAACGAAGAAACCAGGTTCATGGCAACCAGTCAGACTAACAGAGAAGAGTTTCAAGGCGTATTGAGCGCGTTGGAAGAAAGTATGCGGATCGAAAAAGAGACTCTTAAGACACAGTTTGAGACATTCGAGAAAAAGAAGAATG GGGTTATCATGGAATGTGGTGAGTGGCTTCAACTGATCTGGGATGGGGTTTGTGCGATGCTTGAATAA